From the genome of Streptomyces sp. NBC_01304:
TCCTGGAGGAGCTGTCGGGCGCCGTGGACGAGCTGGCCGCCTCGAGTGGCCGGCCGCTGTTCCTGGTCGCCGAATCCGATCTGTGCGACCCGCGGACCACCACCCCGCGCGAGGCGGGCGGGCTCGGCCTGCACGCCCAGTGGAACGACGACTTCCACCACGCCCTGCACACCGCGCTCACCGGTGAATCCCAGGGCTACTACGAGGACTTCGCGCAGGCGCCGCTCGCCGCGCTCGCCAAGACGCTGACGTCCGGGTTCTTCCACGACGGCACGTATTCGAGCTTCCGGGGCCGCCACCACGGCCGCCCCGTCGACCGGGTCCGCACCCCCGCGCACCGGTTCCTCGGCTATGCCCAGACCCATGACCAGATCGGCAACCGCGCCCAGGGCGACCGCCTTTCGGCGTCCCTCTCGCCCGGCCTGCTCGCCTGCGCCGCCGCGCTCACCCTGACCGGGCCGTTCACGCCGATGCTGTTCATGGGCGAGGAGTGGGCGGCGGGCACGCCCTGGCAGTTCTTCACCGACCACACGGACCCGGAGCTCGCCGAGGCCGTACGGCGGGGCCGCAGGCGGGAGTTCGCCGCTCACGGGTGGGCCGAGGAGGACATCCCCGACCCGCAGGACCACGGCACCCGCGAGCGGTCCTGCCTGGACTGGTCCGAGCCCGAAACCGGCCACCACGCGCGCGTGCTCGCCTGGTACCGCGAGCTCATCGCCCTGCGCCGCGGTCAGCCCGACCTGATCGACCCCGATCTGGCGGCGGTCCGGGTCGCCTTCGACGAGGAGGCGCGCTGGCTCGCCTTCCGCCGGGGCGACCTCCGGGTCGCGGTGAACCTCGCCAAGGAGCCGGCCGAGATCCCCCTGCAGGGCGGCGCCGCGCGGATCCTCGCCGCGTGGGACACGGTGGAACCGCCGGGCGCGGACGGGGTGTTGGGGCTGCCGCCCGAGTCGTGCGTGGTGCTCTCCCCGCCCGCGTGAACCCGGCCGCCCGGCCCCGCCCGCGTGACTCGTGGGTGGGGCCTACTCGACGATCGCCATCTCGCGCGGGGTGTTGTTGAGCCGCCGGCAGCCCTCCTCGGTGACGGTCACGATGTCCTCGATGCGCACCCCGAACCGGCCCGGCAGATAGATCCCCGGCTCCACGGAGAAGCACATGCCGGGCACCAACTCCTGCTCCTCGCCCTCGATCATGTACGGGGGTTCATGGGTGGTGACGCCGATGCCGTGGCCGGTGCGGTGGATGAAGTACTCGCCGTAGCCCGCGTCGTCGATGACGGCGCGCGCGGCCCGGTCGACGTCCTGGCAGGCGATGCCCGGCTGGATCACCGCGCAGCCCGCGTCCTGGGCGATGCGCACGGTGTCGTGCACTTGTCGTTCCTCGTCGGTGGGCTCGCCCACGTGCACGGTGCGCGAGGTGTCCGAGCCGTAGCCGTGCTTGAGGCCGCCGAAGTCGAGGACCACCATGTCGCCGCGCTCGATGACGCGGTCGCCCGCCTCGTGGTGCGGGTTGGCGCCGTTGGGGCCCGATCCGACGACGGTGAAGTCGACCTGGGAGTGCCCGAACTCCTTGAGCAGAGCGGCGAGATCGGCCGCGACGTCGTTCTCCTTGCGCCCGGAGAAGCGCACCTTGAGGATCTGTTCGTACGTCGCGTCGGCGGCGGCCCCGGCCGCGGTCAGGCGCTCCAGTTCATGGGCGTCCTTGACGCCGCGCAGCATCGGCAGGGCCTCGGTGAGGGAGGCGTACGACGTGGTCGGCAGCTCCTGCTGCAGTCCGAGCAGATGCATCGCCCAGCCGTTGTCGCTCACGCCGAAGCGGCCGTTGACGTCGAGCAGCGGCGCCGTGACCGCGTACGGGTCCTTGCCGTCGGTCCAGTCCCGCAGGGTCAGCGCGGGGGCGCCCGGGGCCCGCTCGGCATCCGGGGCCTCCAGGGTCGGCACGACCAGGACGGGCTCGGAGCCGGCGGCGAGCACGAGCAGGGTGAGCCGCTCGGTGATGGCGGTGGGCTGGTAGCCGGTGAGCCACACCAGGTCGGGGCCTGGCGCGACGAGGACTCCGGCTAGGCCGGCGTCGGCCGCGGCCTGGGCGGCACGGTCCATGCGGGCCTTGTAGTCGTCGGCGGTGAACGGGGCAGGCGCTGCAGTGGTCATGACCGCATCCTCCCTCGGGGCCGCGGGTCGGCGCGAGCGGGAAAACGGATCTTCTGGCGTGCGCTCTGAAGGGCCTGTCCAGCCCGCCTCAAGGGCCTGTCCAGCCCGCCTCAAGAGCCTGTCCAGCCCGCCTCACGGCTCTGGCGTCAGCTCTCCAGGGCCATCCGCGCGCCGAGCGCGACCAGGACGCCACCGGAGATCTGCTCCAGGCGGCGGCGGACGCCGGCGCGCGACAGGAAGGTCTTCATCCGGCTGACGAACCAGACGTACAGGCCGTAGTAGCCGACCTCGTACACCGCCCAGATCGCGCCGAGCAGGACCATCGTGGGCAGTTCGGGGGCGCCGGCCGGAACGAACTGCGGCAGGAAGGAGATCGCGAAGATGGCCGCCTTGGGGTTGGCGATGTTGCTCAGCAGACCGACCCGGTAGGAGGCCCAGTCCGAGCGCTTGGGCACTTCCCACGCCTCCCCCGCACCGGCCTCGCCCGCCTTCTTGCGGCGCGCCTGGCGCAGCGCCTGGACGCCGAAGGTGACCAGCACGATCGCGCCGACCATCCGCATCACGTCGTACGCGACCTGCGAGGCGGCGAGCAGCGCGGTCAGCCCGAACGCCGCGACCACGCTCCAGATGAAGACCCCCGTCTCGTTGCCGAGCACGGTCAGGAAGCCCGAGCGCTTGCTCTGCAGCGACTGCTTGATGATCAGGACGGTGCCGGGTCCGGGGGACGCGGCGATCAGGGTGCAGGCGCCGAGGAAGGCCATGAGGGTGCTGAGCATGAGGACATCCTGCGCGAAGCATCGCCGCGGGACCAGGGGTTTTCACGCACCACGCCTAATGGTTAGATGATGCCGTAACCATTAGCTCGTCACCGAGGAGGAACCCGGCATGCTCGTGCTGGCCCAGATCAGCGACCTTCACCTCGACGGAACGCCGCGGGCGACCCGGCGGGCCCGGCGCGTGATCGAGCACTTGAAGGAGACGCACGCGACGGAGCTGCACGCGCGCGTGGACGCGCTTCTCGTCACCGGTGACATCGCCGACCACGGCACGGAGGCCGAGTACGAGGAGGCCGCCCGCCTCCTCGCGGACGCCCCCTTCCCGGTCCTGCCCTGCCCCGGCAACCACGACCGCCGCGAGGCCTACCGCAAGGCGCTGCTCGGCGAACCCGCGGCGTCCGGGCCCGTCAATCGCGTCCACCACGTCGGCGGCACCGCGATCCTGATGTGCGATTCGAGCATCCCGGGCGCGGACGAGGGCCTGCTCGACGACGAGACGTACACCTGGATCGAGGACACGCTCGACGGCCTCGACGCCGGCACCCCGGCCCTGCTCGCCTTCCACCACCCGCCCGTTGCCCTGCACCACCCGCTGCCCGACAGCTACCAGCTGCAGCAGCCCGCCGCCCTGGCCCGGCTCCTCGACGGCCGCCCGCAGATCAAGGCCGTGATCACCGGCCACGCCCACTCCCCGGCCGCCACCACCTTCGCCGGGCGGCCGCTGATCGTCGGCCCCGGAGTGACCTGGACGCTGCGGCTGCCCTGGGAGGGCTCGGAGATGGCGGACCTGGAGGCACCGGTCGGGCTCGCGTTCCATGTGCTGGACGACGAGGGCCGGTTGACGACGCATTACCGGACGGTGACCGCGTAAGGCCCGACGGCGGCTGTGCGAGGCAGGCCCCACGGCGGCCGCGCAGGGCCCAAGAGACGGCCGAGGCCTACGTGACGACCCCCGGCCTGACCGTGAGCGTCTGCCGGCCGCCTCCCTCGTGCCGCACCGCCAGCGTCACCTCCTCGCCGGGCTCGGCCGCGGCGACCGCCGAGGCGAGGTCCGCGGCCGAGTCGACCTTCGCCTTGCCGAACGCGAGCAGTACGTCGCCGCGCACCAGGCCCGCGGTGTACCCGGGCCCCGGACTGTGCACGCCGACGAGCAGCGCCCCCGCGCCCTTGCCCGCGTCGACCGCCTCCACCGCGATCGTCGCCCGCGCGGGACCCCGGCCGGCCGACTGGCCCTGGCCGCCCTGGGGTTCCTGCTGCGACGGCCCGCCCTGCCCGCCGGGCTGCTTGCCCGAGGGGCCCGGCTGCTGTCCGGGTTTGCCGCCCGGTGACGCTTGCGCCGCCTGCTTCTGCAGGTCGGCGAGCTTGCTCATGCCGATGACCGTGGCGCCGACGGTGCCGAGCCCGACACCGGCGAGCACGAGCACCAGGGCCACGAACGTGCTGAAGAGAACGGTCAACAACCGCCTGCCGCGCCGCCGTGCGGCATGCGGACGGTGACCGTTCGGCCCGGGCCCTGTCGTGCGGCCGGGCATCGACTTGGGACGCAACGCTGTCTGTTCCATGGCTCGCCTCCGCCGGATGCTCTACCCGGCGCCATGGCGCGGCACGATTCACGAAAGGGTGACGGGCGCCCCCGGGCCGGGGAACACCTGACCGACCCGAGGGCGCCCGAAGCCGGCGGGGTCAGCCGCCGTGACCCCCGTCGTGGCCACCGTGCCCGGCCCCGTGATCGAACTTCAGCGCCTCCTTCGGCATCACCACGAACGGCCGCATCATCCCCATGTCCTCGTGCTCCAGGAAGTGGCAGTGGTACATGTAGCGCCCGTACGCACCGTCGAACTTCCCCATGACCCGCACCAGTTGGGCCCCCGGCACCCGGAAGGTGTCCTTCCAGCCGCGCTCGTTCGGCGCGAGCGGGATCTCCTTCTTCGGGTCGAAGGCGATCGGCGCGCGCGTGCCGCCGAGCGCCGGGTCGAAGCCGGACACGTCGTACGCGTCACGCCCCATCACCTGGAAGTCCGCGAGGTGGATGTGCATCGGGTGGTCGAGCGGGACGAGGGTGAAGAGGTTGAGGAAGCTCCACTGCTCGTAGCTGCCCTCGGCGATCGTGAAGCCGAGGCCGTCGTTGAAGGTGCGGGAGGTCCGACGGTACGTCTTCACCTTGCCGTCCGGGCCGCGGAGTTGGATGACCCCCTCCGTGGGCACCTGCACATCGGCGCCCTTGATCTCCGTCATCTCCCACATCTCCGGGTGACCGCCGCCGCCCTTGGTGGCCGGGTCGGTCAGCACGATCAGCCGGTGGCCGTGCTCGATGTCGTGCGAGATGCGCCGGAAGGAGCCCGAAAGGACCTCGGGTAGCTCGAAGGAGTCGCCGCATCCGGTGTCGCGTACGCGGAACTCCATGACCTGCGGGTACGGCACGTCGTTCACCGAGTCGGGCACGCCGGGCGCCTGCCCGCGGCCCTTGTCGACGAACCGCAGCCGGCGGCCCGCGAGTTCACGGAAATCGATGAGCAGGTCCATGCGCTCGGCCGGCGCCACGGTCAGCGTGGACAGCGCCTCGTCGAAGTCGACCGGCACGGGCCGCGGCAGCAGCCCGCCGTCGCTGCCGATCTGCTTGAGGACGCCCGGCACCGGGTTGTCGTCCTCGTCCACCAGGACCAGGTTGTAGATCCGGGCGTTGGAGGCGTTGACCAGCCGGAAGCGGTACCAGGCGTCGTCGACGTCCGCGTACGGCCAGATCCGGCCGTTGACCGTGGTGTACGGGCCGGTGAAGGCGCGGCTCACCGGCTTGCCGGTCTCCGGGTTCTTGTCCTGGACGATGACGGCCTTGTGCAGCAGCCGGCCGTTGAGGCTGCCGTCCTCGTCGGTATCGAGGTTCCGGTCGGCGATGAGGAGCGGTATCTCCCGTTCCCCGCGCGGGAGATGGAGGGCGTCCTCCTCCTCGTCCCGGACGAGGTAGGTGCCGTACAGGCCGGTGTGCACGTTCCACCGGGTGATGTTCATGGCGTGGTCGTGGTACCACCACTGCACGGCCTGGTGGTCGTTCGGGTACTCGGACAGCTGGGCGTTGCCGTACCCGACGGCGTTGTCGGCCCAGCCGTCGTTGCCGCCGCCGGTCTGCGCGCCGTGCAGATGCGTCACCGACCAGGCGGGCAGCGCAGCGACGTCCTTGTTCGGCTCGACTCCACCGCGCCCCGGTTCGGTGGAGGCGGGCGGCGTGCCCGGCGGGCGGCCCGGCGCCTCCATGGCGGTGACCGGGTACTCGGAGCCCTCCGGGATGCGGTTGGTCCACGCGATACGGATCCGCTGCCCGCGCCGGACCTCGATGGTCGGCCCCGGCACCTGGCCGTTGTAACCCCACATCAGGGTGGGCGGCAGCTGCGGGTGCAGCCGGACCCAGGTGGGCCGCAGGGCGATCTCGGTCTCGTGCCGTACGTCGGTGAGGTGCGGGCGGAGTATCGCCGGGATGTTCAACG
Proteins encoded in this window:
- the treZ gene encoding malto-oligosyltrehalose trehalohydrolase, with the protein product MQFEVWAPGADRVALQLESSTRALERDPDRPGWWAVEAEAADGARYGYLLDDGPVRPDPRAARQPDGPDGLSAVVDHERYAWRSGPAGRGLQGAVLYELHIGTYTPEGTLDAAAERLPHLVELGITHVELMPVCPFPGRHGWGYEGVSLWAVHEPYGGPEALKRFVDTAHGLGLGVVLDVVHNHLGPSGNYLPEFGPYFTDTHHTPWGAAVNLDASGSDEVRAYLLGSALSWLRDYRIDGLRLDAVHALCDTRACHFLEELSGAVDELAASSGRPLFLVAESDLCDPRTTTPREAGGLGLHAQWNDDFHHALHTALTGESQGYYEDFAQAPLAALAKTLTSGFFHDGTYSSFRGRHHGRPVDRVRTPAHRFLGYAQTHDQIGNRAQGDRLSASLSPGLLACAAALTLTGPFTPMLFMGEEWAAGTPWQFFTDHTDPELAEAVRRGRRREFAAHGWAEEDIPDPQDHGTRERSCLDWSEPETGHHARVLAWYRELIALRRGQPDLIDPDLAAVRVAFDEEARWLAFRRGDLRVAVNLAKEPAEIPLQGGAARILAAWDTVEPPGADGVLGLPPESCVVLSPPA
- a CDS encoding aminopeptidase P family protein, whose protein sequence is MTTAAPAPFTADDYKARMDRAAQAAADAGLAGVLVAPGPDLVWLTGYQPTAITERLTLLVLAAGSEPVLVVPTLEAPDAERAPGAPALTLRDWTDGKDPYAVTAPLLDVNGRFGVSDNGWAMHLLGLQQELPTTSYASLTEALPMLRGVKDAHELERLTAAGAAADATYEQILKVRFSGRKENDVAADLAALLKEFGHSQVDFTVVGSGPNGANPHHEAGDRVIERGDMVVLDFGGLKHGYGSDTSRTVHVGEPTDEERQVHDTVRIAQDAGCAVIQPGIACQDVDRAARAVIDDAGYGEYFIHRTGHGIGVTTHEPPYMIEGEEQELVPGMCFSVEPGIYLPGRFGVRIEDIVTVTEEGCRRLNNTPREMAIVE
- a CDS encoding LysE family translocator encodes the protein MLSTLMAFLGACTLIAASPGPGTVLIIKQSLQSKRSGFLTVLGNETGVFIWSVVAAFGLTALLAASQVAYDVMRMVGAIVLVTFGVQALRQARRKKAGEAGAGEAWEVPKRSDWASYRVGLLSNIANPKAAIFAISFLPQFVPAGAPELPTMVLLGAIWAVYEVGYYGLYVWFVSRMKTFLSRAGVRRRLEQISGGVLVALGARMALES
- a CDS encoding phosphodiesterase, with the protein product MLVLAQISDLHLDGTPRATRRARRVIEHLKETHATELHARVDALLVTGDIADHGTEAEYEEAARLLADAPFPVLPCPGNHDRREAYRKALLGEPAASGPVNRVHHVGGTAILMCDSSIPGADEGLLDDETYTWIEDTLDGLDAGTPALLAFHHPPVALHHPLPDSYQLQQPAALARLLDGRPQIKAVITGHAHSPAATTFAGRPLIVGPGVTWTLRLPWEGSEMADLEAPVGLAFHVLDDEGRLTTHYRTVTA
- a CDS encoding PDZ domain-containing protein — protein: MEQTALRPKSMPGRTTGPGPNGHRPHAARRRGRRLLTVLFSTFVALVLVLAGVGLGTVGATVIGMSKLADLQKQAAQASPGGKPGQQPGPSGKQPGGQGGPSQQEPQGGQGQSAGRGPARATIAVEAVDAGKGAGALLVGVHSPGPGYTAGLVRGDVLLAFGKAKVDSAADLASAVAAAEPGEEVTLAVRHEGGGRQTLTVRPGVVT
- the phsA gene encoding O-aminophenol oxidase PhsA, coding for MTEIIEHLVDRITGDQGDEKKAGRELTPYVSPLNIPAILRPHLTDVRHETEIALRPTWVRLHPQLPPTLMWGYNGQVPGPTIEVRRGQRIRIAWTNRIPEGSEYPVTAMEAPGRPPGTPPASTEPGRGGVEPNKDVAALPAWSVTHLHGAQTGGGNDGWADNAVGYGNAQLSEYPNDHQAVQWWYHDHAMNITRWNVHTGLYGTYLVRDEEEDALHLPRGEREIPLLIADRNLDTDEDGSLNGRLLHKAVIVQDKNPETGKPVSRAFTGPYTTVNGRIWPYADVDDAWYRFRLVNASNARIYNLVLVDEDDNPVPGVLKQIGSDGGLLPRPVPVDFDEALSTLTVAPAERMDLLIDFRELAGRRLRFVDKGRGQAPGVPDSVNDVPYPQVMEFRVRDTGCGDSFELPEVLSGSFRRISHDIEHGHRLIVLTDPATKGGGGHPEMWEMTEIKGADVQVPTEGVIQLRGPDGKVKTYRRTSRTFNDGLGFTIAEGSYEQWSFLNLFTLVPLDHPMHIHLADFQVMGRDAYDVSGFDPALGGTRAPIAFDPKKEIPLAPNERGWKDTFRVPGAQLVRVMGKFDGAYGRYMYHCHFLEHEDMGMMRPFVVMPKEALKFDHGAGHGGHDGGHGG